The DNA window CAGCTGTTATTTTTAGAGGCTGAAGATCCAGATAAAGATATCTATCTATATATAAACTCACCAGGTGGCGTGATAACAAGTGGCTTTAGTATCTATGACACGATGAACTACATAAAGCCAGATGTTTGCACGATCTGCATCGGCCAAGCTGCTAGTATGGGTGCATTTTTGCTAAGCTGTGGTGCGCCAAGTAAAAGATATGCATTGCCAAATTCTCGCATCATGATACACCAACCACTTGGCGGCGCTAGAGGACAAGCGACTGATATCGAGATACAAGCTCGTGAAATTTTGCGTATGAAAGAGATTTTAAACGGAATTTTGGCCAAAAATACAGGTCAGAAGCTAAGTAAGATCGTAAAAGATACTGAACGTGACTTCTTTATGAGTTCGGCCGAAGCCAAAGAGTACGGACTTGTTGATAAAATTTTGGAGAAAAGTTTTAAATAAGGCCCAAAGTGATAAAGATAGATAATGCACCAGACCCTAAGAAAAAAGTGGTTGAGGTAAAACATATTCTAGAAAAAGAAAAGGTAGATATCTACAGATTTTCAGAAAATGTTTTGCATGAATTAAGCGACGATAATGTTCCATCTACGCCAAACAATTACTCTATTTATTTTGAGAAAATGCTTGATGGACAGCCTGATGAATTTAGAAAAGAGATCGGTGATATTATAGTCGCAAATTCTGAAATCTCAGTGCCTACAAATGGTAATATCTCTATTGAAAAAGAGATAAAGCAAGGATTTATCCAGATAAAAAGCATGCTTCAAGCCGTGGTGCTAATCTATAAAAATTTAGGCATCATGAGAGGCCTAGTGCAAAAGCGGATGGATGCACTCAAAAACAATACAAATATCCTAGCTCTTCAAAATATTTTAAGCGCATTTAACCATG is part of the Campylobacter concisus genome and encodes:
- the clpP gene encoding ATP-dependent Clp endopeptidase proteolytic subunit ClpP, which translates into the protein MSYYVPVVVERTSRGERSYDIYSRLLKDRIVMLSGEIEDGMAASIVAQLLFLEAEDPDKDIYLYINSPGGVITSGFSIYDTMNYIKPDVCTICIGQAASMGAFLLSCGAPSKRYALPNSRIMIHQPLGGARGQATDIEIQAREILRMKEILNGILAKNTGQKLSKIVKDTERDFFMSSAEAKEYGLVDKILEKSFK